From Actinoplanes oblitus, a single genomic window includes:
- a CDS encoding helix-turn-helix domain-containing protein: MGAGTDEMESVRDELPAVARRRVRLALRAARDHAGLSQSEVAQRLGWSLSKLQRIELGEVTITPTDLRAALGLYGVADGEHTAALLDDARAARRERYWTAQEHREYLPPGLLQLMQFELRATVIRDYQIALMPGVLQTPASAEAHLGWFDESLTEDQRRVRHEVRLRRRRAVIEQENSPEYRVLLDESILWRAVGGQLTAADQFDDLARTAQRRNVQVRVLPMDVGTMMSASGAFVVLDLSDDPQDAVLYQEGYLWDQLVQDLDQVRYHRAIFERFWSKALDEDASQALILARAYDLRARIARAASAPDGVS; this comes from the coding sequence ATGGGAGCGGGCACGGACGAGATGGAGTCGGTGCGCGACGAGTTGCCGGCCGTCGCCAGGCGGCGAGTTCGCCTTGCCCTCCGCGCCGCGCGGGACCACGCGGGGCTGAGCCAGTCCGAGGTGGCACAGCGGCTCGGCTGGTCGCTCTCCAAGCTGCAGCGCATCGAGCTCGGCGAGGTGACCATCACGCCGACCGACCTGCGCGCGGCCCTCGGGCTCTACGGTGTCGCCGACGGCGAGCACACTGCCGCCCTGCTCGACGACGCCCGGGCCGCTCGGCGCGAGCGGTATTGGACGGCTCAGGAGCACCGGGAGTACCTTCCGCCCGGCCTGCTCCAGTTGATGCAGTTCGAGCTGCGGGCCACTGTCATCCGCGACTATCAGATCGCCCTGATGCCGGGGGTGCTGCAGACGCCGGCGTCGGCCGAGGCGCACCTCGGCTGGTTCGACGAGAGCCTCACCGAGGACCAGCGGCGGGTCCGCCACGAGGTGCGGCTGCGACGCCGGCGGGCCGTCATCGAGCAGGAGAATTCGCCGGAGTACCGCGTGCTCCTCGACGAGTCGATCCTCTGGCGCGCGGTCGGCGGCCAGCTCACCGCCGCCGACCAGTTCGACGACCTGGCGCGTACCGCACAACGCCGTAACGTGCAGGTCCGCGTCCTGCCGATGGACGTCGGCACGATGATGAGCGCCTCCGGCGCCTTCGTGGTCCTCGACCTCAGTGACGACCCGCAGGACGCGGTCCTCTACCAGGAGGGCTATCTCTGGGACCAGCTGGTGCAGGACCTCGACCAGGTCCGCTACCACCGAGCGATCTTCGAACGGTTCTGGAGCAAGGCACTCGACGAGGACGCCAGCCAGGCGCTGATTCTGGCCCGCGCCTACGACCTGCGCGCGAGGATCGCAAGAGCGGCCTCCGCGCCCGATGGGGTTAGTTGA